TCCAGTTGATTGGTTTTTATCAACTCTACCACTAGTTCATCCAGTTCTTTGGCTGCAAGATCAAAGCCATAAGGCCCTTGTTCATCATGAGCATGAGCCCAGTCACAGCTTGCAATTAATCCGACTTTTTTTTCGTATTGAGCGACTGCTGAACGTAGCGATTGACCAAATTTAAGATGCTCTTGGAAGGAAAGGTCTCTTGTTGGGGTCACAACAACTATTGGAACATCTGGCATGAAACGGAGAGGGACCATTGAACCCCAATCCAGCGGCAAGCAAGAGATTGGACCAGCAGCAGTTCCAAAATTTATGGTGGAAGATGGCTGTCCATTTTTTATCGCTTCTTCATTGATTTTTCGCGCTAATTCTCGTTCTACGATTTTTTCCATCGTAAAAGTTGCTTCGTTCTCACTCCAACTTCCTTCCAAACGTTCAGAATCGGTTATCGAAAATCGTCCATTGATCCTTGTACCGTGAGGACTTAGAACAACGATACAATCAGGGTTGGCAGCTGCCATTTGCAGTCCAAGCTCCTCCATGCTATTTCGGGTGAAAGCCATCCGCTCGGGAGTGGATCCTTGCAGTTCAGGAATAATCTCACCGCCGTGAGGGGCAATGCATGTAAAAACAAATGGATTCAAGGTTACAACCTCCTTTTTAAGTAATTAATTTGCTATCCAAAGTAAAGATTCCTGCTATTTTCCAAATTCTTGCTTGGATAACTGTCTTGATTTAAGGGTAAAGACAGTTATCGAGACAGCAAGGAGGAACACAAAATGGGGAAAAGTATCGAGAGAAAAGTGTCATTTGGACATGCCATCATCCCGTTGTTAGTAATGGTATTTTCAATGGCAGTAACCATTGTGAAATTTGAAGGAGACCCGCATATACCGTTGATTATCGGGACAATTGTCGCGGGTCTTGTAGCCTGGTTCGCAGGCTTTAAATGGAATTTTATCGAGGAAGGTATATATAAAGGCATTAAAATGGCGTTGCCAGCAATATTGATCATTATTACTGTTGGAATGATCATCGGATCGTGGATTGGCGGCGGAATTGTCGCAACGATGGTCTACTATGGCCTTAAAATCATGAGTCCATCCATGTTCCTTGTATCGATCTGTATCATTACGGCATTGATCACTCTAGCAATTGGAAGTTCATGGTCTACAATGGGGACGATTGGTGTTGCTGGCATGGGCATTGGCGTGAGCATGGGAATTCCGGCACCAATGGTAGCAGGAGCGATCATTTCTGGCTCTTATTTTGGTGATAAAATGTCACCATTATCAGATACGACCAATCTGGCGGCAGGGATTACGGGAACGGATCTGTTTGCGCATATTCGCCATATGATTTATACGACGATTCCCGCCTTTTTCATTGCTTTGGGTGTCTACTGGTACCTTGGCAGGGATTTTAGCAATGCAGGAGTCGATAATCAAGAGATCATTGAAATCATGAATGTGATTCAATCAAATTTTATGATATCACCATGGCTATTACTAGTTCCAGCCGCGGTCATTTTACTTGTTGCGTTTAAGGTACCAGCACTTCCAGCCCTGATCGTTGGAGTCTTCCTGGGATGGATTGCTCAATTCACGGTGCAAGGCGGCGCGATTGCAGACGCAGTTAATACACTTCAAAACGGTTTTTCGATTGAAACGGGGAACGCTTCTGTCGACGAGCTTTTCAGTCGAGGTGGTATTCAGGATATGATGTATACCGTTTCTCTTGCGCTGATCGCAATGGCTTTTGCAGGTGTTATGGAGCAGACTGGAATGTTAAGTTCAATCGTAGAGAAAATACTCAAGCTTGCCCGGACAGCTCGCAGCCTGGTTGTCTCTACGGTCGCAACCTCGTTTTTAACAAATGTCGCAGCTGGTGAGCAATACTTGTCGGTCCTTTTACCTGGGCGGATGTATAAAAAAGCATATGATGACAAAGGATTACATTCGAAAAATCTATCGCGTGCGATTGAGGATGGCGGTACCGTGACATCGCCACTGGTACCATGGAATACATGTGCCGTGTTCATTATCTCTGCTTTGTCTGTCCATCCATTCGAATATGCGCCATATGCTGTACTGAATTTCACAGTTCCGATATTATCGATCATCTTTGCATTATTCGGTTTTAAACTGGAGTATGTCAAGAAAGAAGATTATAAAACGGAAGTTGAGAGGAAAGCTTCATAGTTACAAGGGCAGTACCGATTGGGTGCTGCTCTTTTTGATAGGTACAAAATTTTGTTTTGGATAGCACTATGTTTGAAAAAAGGTTGGTGCTAGAAACCATAGCAGCAGCCCAAATCCTGCTATTCAATTTAAAATCTTCAAAGATGCCATGAATTTTTAGAAAAAGCCGCTTGGATTTATAGTCCAAACGGCATTTTTATGTTTTACTGATGTTATTTAATTCCGCCCTGCGCCTCTTTGGAAGGCTCTTAGGTGGTTTTTTGAAGCATTTCCTAATTGGGTAAAAACCATTTTTGCATCCTCGGGGAGATCAGGGATTGTTTTTAACTTGTCATACATGGCAATATTGTCAATCTCGGCCTGAACTCCGTCATTAAAGGCTTTTTTCAAAGTATCAGGTGCTGTAACGTATTATTTTGCGTTGTCTTCGGGAATCTGTTTATTGTATTTTTGGAACAGAGCAACAAGAGCACTGATATGCTGCTGTTCTGCGGCTTTTATATTGCTGAAAGGCCGGATGTTGCCGAACTTTGCGATGACAGCATCGTAACGAGCCTGGGCGAGGTATTCGTCCTGGATGGCGTATACTAAAGCTTCATCGAATGTAATTGAGCTATCCTTTAAAGCGCCTTTGGCACCAAAGTCAGCAGGCACCTCTGGCTGCGCATTTGCAGCACCAGAGAAACTGATGAGCATAAATAGGGCTACTGTAATTTTAGTTATTATTGATTTCATTGTAAAACACTCCTTATGAAAAATGGTCAACCTTATTATTTTCAAACAAGAGAATTTGATACTAAAAGTGGGTATGGGTTTAATTTGCGATTGTTATCCGATATAATAGACGTAACTTTTTCAATAGGAGAGATACGATGCTTTCAAATATAGGATTTCCAGGATTAATCTTGATTCTCGTGATTGCACTGATCATCTTTGGGCCTAACAAACTGCCGGAAATCGGACGAGCAGTCGGCAAGTCGATGAAAGAATTCAAGAACGCAACCAATGGACTTACTGATGACATCAAAAAGGAAATCAGGGAAAACGACCATGATAAGAAGAGTTGATCAAAGCTGCCACTGGCAGCTTTTTTTATTTTTTGCAGGGATTAAAAAGCTGTCCGGCAATAAATAACCGAACAGCGAGAAATCATTTTCGATAATAAATATGAATCGCGGACAACAAGAGGATCAATCCATTCAATAGATACAACCCAGTAAAAATTACGGTCAGAATTCCTGCACCCCAGCCGCTGTCGTCCCAAGTAAAACCTAAATAAAGGGTGCTGAAAAAGATGACTGGTGTGCACAGGAGAAAGAGGATTCCTGCAATGATCCGCTTTTTTATATTCCTGACGGAGTACTTAACGGCAAAATAATTCGCCAGACCAAAAAGGGCAATGTTCAGAAGTAGGGTCAGGACCGTTCCGAGAGCATCGGACATTATTTTTGCACTCCTTTTCTGTAAAATTTAAGAGCAAGAGCGAAGAGAAATGCAATAATGGTGCAAACCAATAATCCGAATGCCAGCATGCCAACTCCAATTCCTGCCCACGGATCGACCATAGCTGCTACAGCAAAACTGGCTACTATTGCGAGCATTCCGATCGACAAGCTGATGAATGATGGTAAATACACTTTCCCAGGAACAACGTAAATTGTGATCAGTATTAATAGCACCGTATACAAAAGTCCAACCGACCAGCTATTAATCGAGTAATCGAGGGCTTTCATAACAAAGTTGCTGGCTTCTAGTTCCGGCATTTCAAGCGTAACTTCTTTTACCTTCTGCGTTTCGAGGTCCACTGTCCTCAACTTATATTCCTCTGGATCTTTTGGCCAATTGATATACTCAAGGAAGAGGATTTCATTTTTATTGTTAAAAAACACCGGCGAAACGACAGATGAATTCAAGTCGGTGAGTCTTTCGGTATCCCCATTTTGCAGATCCTTGAGAAATAAATCGTATTCATATAGAGAAGTGTCCTTCGATTCTTCAGCTATTGTCGTAAAAGCAACAGCGTTTTTTTCGGGTGATAAAGTTAGGTGGAAAATATCAGCGGGCAATTTTCCGTTGAAATCAGCTGCATACACCCTTTGATCTTCCAAGTTGAAAGCATTTAATTCATCAAAATCCTTGAAGATAATTTCCTTTTTTTCAGCTGAAAAGACAAGGCTCTCCATAGTATAGAAGTCTCTGTCGGTCAACTTCTGCATTGATGTCCCATCAATTTTTACAGAAAAAAGGTCATACCCTTCCTGAGACTCTCCCTCAGACTTTTGAAATTCTTCTGCTGGCGTGCCTGAAAAGAAAATCGTTTCGTTGTCATCAGAAAAAACGGCCTCAGATACGTGCTGTGAGCTTTCGGAAATTTTTTTAGGATTGGTCCCGTCAACATTGGCGGTGTAAAGGGATTGAATACGATTGTTGTCTCGTGACAAATATAAAATTCTGCTGCCATCCGGCGAAAACTTAGGATTCGTGTGATAAACATGGTCAGGATTGCTTACTCTTTTAACATCTGATCCATCTGGATTGGCCGTAAAAATTGCTGAGCTTTCATTATTGAAATAAGAAAAGGCAATCCGCTGATCATCCTCTGATACCGCTAGCCCGCTCCCAAGACCTGTATAGTATTTGTAAGCATCCCGATCACCTAATAACAAATAACCAATACTGGACAATAACAATAAAGCAACGATGCCAATGACTCCCACTAGAATTTTCTTATTTTTCATTAGTCTTCCCCCTTTGAAAAAACTCCTGATTATTTACCATACATACAATATAGTGTAAAATTACACCAATTAAAAGGTTTTTTTAGGAAAAAAATATAAAATATTCAAAGAAGCCTTTTAAAAATGTTGATAATAGGACAATTTCTACCATGGTAAAATAATAGAGAGGGAACAGTGAATTCAGGGGGTGCAGTGATGGGTTCAAGAGGTCAATCTGGAAAAAAACGTCCATCGAAACGCGTGATTACTGCCAGGAAAGAAATGCGGTCCGCCCATTTACTTCATGAATTTGACGAAGACGACCATGACTGGAAAAAAGAAAGAAAACACAATACACACGCCTCAACAATAAAACGACACGAACATAACCACAGGTTAACAAAATTCAAAAATAGGCAAGCTTATAAAGCACAACAAGACGAGTATTAATGATTCTATTACTTGAGCAGCTGTCAGAAGTGGCAGCTGTTTTTGTTGAGGAGAATACCACCCGAGTTCGGACAAAATTGTGAGCGGATGTTGGGTCGCTGTCAGAAGAAGCCGTGAGATTTGACAACTTTGGTGGAATATGAGGATGTCAGAAGAAGGTGTAACTTTAGACAACCTTGGGGGTATTCGGAGAAAAGCTGTCAAGAAACCGATGGAATCATGACAAGTTTGGATGCAAATGGAGAAAAGCTGTCAAGAAAACAAAGGAATCATGACAGGTTTGGATGCAAATGAAGAAAAGCTGTCAATAAAACAGAGGAATCATGACAGGTTTGAGTGCAAATGGAGAAAAGCTGTCAAGAAAATAAAGGAATCAAGACAGGTTTGAGTGCAAATGGAGAAAAACTGTCAAGAAACCAGACAGATTCGGGTCACCCCCGCAGCTTAGCTCGTACTTGTTATCTTCATTTTAAGCGGTACGGAATCTCACTCTAAAGCTTGAAAAATTAGTACGATTACAATGGGGTTAAATTCACCTGCCAAGATTGGCCTTTTTTCCTATACTTTCGGGAAAAAGTGGTATAATTGGGTAGTGTGAAAAAAGAGTAGTTAAAGGGAAAGCGTGTGCATGA
This portion of the Mesobacillus sp. S13 genome encodes:
- a CDS encoding extradiol ring-cleavage dioxygenase, with product MNPFVFTCIAPHGGEIIPELQGSTPERMAFTRNSMEELGLQMAAANPDCIVVLSPHGTRINGRFSITDSERLEGSWSENEATFTMEKIVERELARKINEEAIKNGQPSSTINFGTAAGPISCLPLDWGSMVPLRFMPDVPIVVVTPTRDLSFQEHLKFGQSLRSAVAQYEKKVGLIASCDWAHAHDEQGPYGFDLAAKELDELVVELIKTNQLERMADFEADFIEAAKPDGIWQTLILAGAIPPEERHIEFLSYEAPTYFGLICAGV
- the nhaC gene encoding Na+/H+ antiporter NhaC — its product is MERKVSFGHAIIPLLVMVFSMAVTIVKFEGDPHIPLIIGTIVAGLVAWFAGFKWNFIEEGIYKGIKMALPAILIIITVGMIIGSWIGGGIVATMVYYGLKIMSPSMFLVSICIITALITLAIGSSWSTMGTIGVAGMGIGVSMGIPAPMVAGAIISGSYFGDKMSPLSDTTNLAAGITGTDLFAHIRHMIYTTIPAFFIALGVYWYLGRDFSNAGVDNQEIIEIMNVIQSNFMISPWLLLVPAAVILLVAFKVPALPALIVGVFLGWIAQFTVQGGAIADAVNTLQNGFSIETGNASVDELFSRGGIQDMMYTVSLALIAMAFAGVMEQTGMLSSIVEKILKLARTARSLVVSTVATSFLTNVAAGEQYLSVLLPGRMYKKAYDDKGLHSKNLSRAIEDGGTVTSPLVPWNTCAVFIISALSVHPFEYAPYAVLNFTVPILSIIFALFGFKLEYVKKEDYKTEVERKAS
- a CDS encoding twin-arginine translocase TatA/TatE family subunit, with product MLSNIGFPGLILILVIALIIFGPNKLPEIGRAVGKSMKEFKNATNGLTDDIKKEIRENDHDKKS
- a CDS encoding TolB family protein is translated as MKNKKILVGVIGIVALLLLSSIGYLLLGDRDAYKYYTGLGSGLAVSEDDQRIAFSYFNNESSAIFTANPDGSDVKRVSNPDHVYHTNPKFSPDGSRILYLSRDNNRIQSLYTANVDGTNPKKISESSQHVSEAVFSDDNETIFFSGTPAEEFQKSEGESQEGYDLFSVKIDGTSMQKLTDRDFYTMESLVFSAEKKEIIFKDFDELNAFNLEDQRVYAADFNGKLPADIFHLTLSPEKNAVAFTTIAEESKDTSLYEYDLFLKDLQNGDTERLTDLNSSVVSPVFFNNKNEILFLEYINWPKDPEEYKLRTVDLETQKVKEVTLEMPELEASNFVMKALDYSINSWSVGLLYTVLLILITIYVVPGKVYLPSFISLSIGMLAIVASFAVAAMVDPWAGIGVGMLAFGLLVCTIIAFLFALALKFYRKGVQK